The following coding sequences lie in one Eremothecium sinecaudum strain ATCC 58844 chromosome IV, complete sequence genomic window:
- the VMA3 gene encoding H(+)-transporting V0 sector ATPase subunit c (Syntenic homolog of Ashbya gossypii AEL074W; Syntenic homolog of Saccharomyces cerevisiae YEL027W (VMA3)) codes for MSELCPVYAPFFGAIGCASAIIFTSLGAAYGTAKSGVGICATCVLRPDLLFKNIVPVIMAGIIAIYGLVVSVLVCYSLTQRQALYTGFVQLGAGLSVGLSGLAAGFAIGIVGDAGVRGTAQQPRLFVGMILILIFAEVLGLYGLIVALLLNSRATQDVSC; via the coding sequence ATGAGTGAACTCTGTCCTGTATATGCTCCATTCTTTGGTGCAATTGGTTGTGCTTCTGCCATTATTTTCACTTCTTTAGGTGCAGCTTATGGTACCGCTAAATCTGGTGTCGGTATTTGCGCGACGTGTGTATTGAGACCAGATTTGCtatttaaaaatattgttCCTGTCATTATGGCTGGTATCATTGCAATTTACGGGTTAGTCGTTTCCGTTTTAGTATGTTATTCGCTAACTCAAAGACAAGCATTGTACACTGGGTTTGTTCAGTTGGGAGCCGGATTGTCAGTTGGTTTAAGTGGATTGGCTGCCGGTTTTGCCATCGGAATTGTTGGCGATGCGGGTGTAAGGGGCACAGCCCAACAACCCAGGTTGTTTGTCGGTATGATTTTAATTTTGATTTTTGCAGAAGTTTTGGGTCTATATGGTCTAATTGTTGCGTTGTTATTAAACTCTAGAGCAACCCAAGATGTATCCTGTTAA
- the NUP85 gene encoding Nup85p (Syntenic homolog of Ashbya gossypii AEL073C; Syntenic homolog of Saccharomyces cerevisiae YJR042W (NUP85)), whose protein sequence is MGSKMTKLNEYMLMDVDALDFAVDGVSESEEELPCGIDKVSNAPVYPFSNSSNVPKEKNLHFVFGPIVSKSVAFNKERGINELFPMHIPYFENSIEYTQYVSKLFEIYKSLGQDRQFNIPAIGLIKHSYTLEHNQTVNLAVEAMVSELEFFIESLKFSHRHQRLIDLEECLTILNCLKTIQFTLDSEEADSRMKMINSLINWVNRCDGEPSDSVIAAILDSDSKTPTRDNIFYWKVLCQLILRGLFEQAVATIKKAELLSYLENICPTTYTMVQDMINLLQSYPRESDSMFREWKELVLNLYNDWTQSVLEIPSSLKSSLEDVLLLMSGNKTKILYYSKTWYESYCGLMLYYIPSLQLSEEYLQLAIKEHPLDVTNSWEQACADIIMGKIYSILPILDSLDNCTAAFTASICEAKGLLDNDLIEDGIFDYGNIEHDIFGAKTTMSGYLLNQFALSIVTSGDKNMWYVAIGIISLTPNFSDTAKRMTIAELLPHYPFQTNDDTEWMLTICAKWKLPHISRTVYRILGQEALYLNNVIEAMSNFSKAGEFEWVKHYSWMIFEASILQGSPLEDEVVNAIIMSNEHSEIPKELVDAMVTPAMKQSLSPYAVLFEFYIAIDGKRWDEALELLLSLIEFQYLPQKYLVLLLGRFLFPIYLQDDDKVMREQEVLRVIKALDKLGDVPNEVSCAMYRELLTKSDDLPNEISSLLVAIRTKLSLKLCREFM, encoded by the coding sequence ATGGGATCTAAAATGACGAAGCTGAATGAATATATGCTGATGGATGTTGATGCATTGGACTTTGCGGTAGATGGGGTGAGCgaaagtgaagaagaattACCCTGTGGAATTGATAAGGTCAGTAATGCACCAGTATACCCTTTCTCAAACTCTTCGAACGTTCCAAAGGAAAAGAATTTACATTTTGTATTTGGTCCCATAGTCTCTAAGAGTGTAGCATTCAATAAGGAGCGGGGTATCAATGAATTGTTCCCTATGCATATTCCCTATTTTGAAAATTCTATTGAATACACCCAATATGTGTCAAAACTTTTTGAAATCTATAAAAGCTTGGGACAAGATAGACAGTTCAACATTCCCGCTATAGGGTTAATTAAGCATTCTTATACTTTGGAGCATAACCAGACTGTTAATTTGGCTGTTGAGGCAATGGTTTCCGAGCTGGAGTTCTTCATTGAGTCCCTAAAATTTTCTCACAGACACCAAAGGCTTATTGATTTAGAGGAGTGTTTGACTATTCTGAACTGTTTAAAGACCATCCAATTCACTCTGGATTCCGAGGAGGCCGATTCTCGCATGAAAATGATCAACTCATTAATTAACTGGGTGAATAGATGTGACGGTGAGCCCAGTGATTCGGTTATCGCTGCTATTCTTGATAGTGACAGCAAAACGCCAACAAGGGACAATATATTTTACTGGAAGGTACTATGCCAATTGATATTAAGAGGACTATTTGAACAAGCAGTTGCTACAATTAAAAAAGCGGAATTGTTGTCGTATCTGGAAAATATTTGTCCTACTACATACACTATGGTACAAGATATGATCAATTTGTTACAAAGTTACCCTCGTGAGTCCGATTCTATGTTTCGGGAGTGGAAGGAACTGGTTTTGAATTTGTACAATGACTGGACGCAATCTGTGCTAGAAATACCATCATCCCTGAAATCCTCGCTTGAAGATGTGCTGCTACTCATGTCCGGTAATAAAACAAAGATACTATACTATTCCAAAACATGGTATGAATCTTATTGTGGTTTGATGTTGTACTATATTCCATCTCTTCAGCTTTCGGAAGAATATTTACAATTAGCAATCAAAGAACATCCTCTTGACGTCACAAATTCGTGGGAACAAGCCTGCGCAGATATCATTATGGGGAAGATCTATTCGATTTTACCAATTTTGGACTCTTTGGATAATTGTACTGCAGCTTTCACAGCATCTATTTGTGAAGCCAAAGGTTTACTTGATAACGACCTAATTGAAGATGGTATTTTTGACTACGGGAATATTGAGCATGACATATTTGGTGCGAAAACTACAATGTCTGGTTACTTACTTAACCAATTCGCCTTAAGCATTGTTACCAGTGGAGATAAAAACATGTGGTATGTAGCAATTGGTATCATATCACTAACACCAAACTTTAGCGACACTGCCAAGAGAATGACAATTGCAGAATTGTTGCCACATTATCCATTCCAGACAAACGATGATACAGAATGGATGTTAACTATATGCGCGAAGTGGAAGCTTCCTCATATTTCTAGGACAGTGTATAGAATATTGGGTCAAGAAGCGTTATATTTGAACAATGTTATTGAAGCAATGTCAAACTTCAGCAAGGCTGGTGAATTTGAATGGGTTAAGCACTATTCATGGATGATTTTTGAGGCATCGATTCTACAAGGTTCACCATTAGAAGACGAAGTCGTGAATGCTATTATCATGAGTAATGAGCACTCCGAGATACCTAAGGAACTAGTGGATGCTATGGTAACCCCAGCAATGAAGCAGTCTTTGTCACCTTACGCAGTTCTTTTTGAGTTTTATATCGCAATTGACGGTAAAAGGTGGGACGAGGCATTAGAACTGCTACTGTCATTAATTGAATTCCAATACTTACCACAGAAGTACTTAGTCCTGTTGTTAGGCAGGTTTTTGTTTCCAATATATCTTCAGGATGACGACAAAGTTATGAGGGAACAAGAAGTCCTGCGGGTGATTAAAGCCCTTGATAAACTAGGCGACGTACCCAACGAAGTTTCTTGTGCCATGTATCGAGAATTATTAACTAAAAGCGATGACTTACCTAATGAGATATCGTCACTCCTGGTAGCCATTAGGACGAAACTAAGTTTGAAACTATGCCGTGAATTCATGTAG